One region of Niallia sp. Man26 genomic DNA includes:
- a CDS encoding TetR/AcrR family transcriptional regulator, with the protein MPKIVNHTLQKEKIAKATWSVIRKVGMDKASVRNIAEEAGLSVGALRYYFKTQTELLQFSMNLASERVKERISAVSLTGEPVEDVCTILYELLPLNQEKQEEMEVYFEFTKKSISDPLLVEQRNEVLKEMQHGIRRCVEGLIVSGSTKQELSAEAEGRRLFALIDGLAFHCLLGVITSEEVKQTVRLHIETLCK; encoded by the coding sequence ATGCCTAAAATTGTTAATCATACTTTACAAAAAGAAAAAATCGCAAAAGCAACATGGAGTGTTATCAGAAAGGTTGGCATGGACAAAGCTTCTGTCAGAAATATTGCAGAAGAAGCAGGCCTGTCAGTCGGCGCACTCCGCTATTACTTTAAAACGCAAACAGAATTGCTTCAATTCTCGATGAATTTAGCATCTGAAAGGGTGAAGGAGAGAATCTCAGCCGTTTCGCTGACAGGGGAACCAGTCGAGGATGTTTGCACCATTTTGTACGAGCTGCTTCCGTTAAATCAAGAGAAACAAGAAGAAATGGAGGTTTATTTTGAGTTTACGAAAAAGTCGATTTCTGATCCATTGCTTGTGGAGCAGCGTAATGAAGTGTTAAAAGAAATGCAGCATGGAATAAGAAGATGTGTAGAAGGTCTTATCGTAAGCGGCAGCACGAAGCAGGAGCTTTCTGCAGAAGCGGAAGGAAGGCGTCTATTTGCCTTAATTGATGGTCTTGCTTTCCATTGCTTACTCGGTGTGATTACGAGTGAAGAAGTGAAACAAACTGTTCGTCTCCATATCGAGACATTATGCAAATGA
- a CDS encoding M42 family metallopeptidase, whose product MLKELTDAKGIPGNEREPREVMKKYITEYADEVTTDNLGSLIAKKTGKEGGPKIMVAGHLDEVGFMITRIDDKGFLYFQTVGGWWSQVMLAQRVTIVTSKGDITGVIGSKPPHILSPEARKKPVEIKDMFIDIGAASKEEVLEWGVKPGDMVVPYFEFTVMNNEKMLLAKAWDNRIGCAIAIDVLKGLKNTEHPNTVYGVGTVQEEVGLRGARTAAQKIQPDIAFGVDVGIAGDTPGVTEKEALSKMGKGPQIILYDASMVSHKGLRDLVTDTADANNIPYQFDSVPGGGTDSGAIHLTHNGVPALSITIATRYIHSHAAMLHRDDYENAVKLIIEVIKKLDSDTVKELTFK is encoded by the coding sequence ATGCTTAAAGAGCTGACAGACGCTAAAGGTATACCGGGAAATGAAAGAGAACCACGGGAAGTAATGAAAAAATACATAACAGAATATGCAGATGAAGTGACTACTGATAATTTAGGAAGTCTTATTGCTAAAAAAACAGGCAAAGAAGGCGGACCGAAAATCATGGTAGCTGGCCACTTGGATGAAGTTGGCTTCATGATTACAAGAATTGATGATAAAGGCTTTTTATACTTTCAGACAGTAGGAGGCTGGTGGTCACAAGTAATGCTTGCACAGCGAGTAACAATCGTGACAAGCAAAGGTGATATCACTGGCGTAATCGGTTCAAAGCCGCCACATATCCTCTCTCCAGAAGCACGGAAAAAGCCTGTTGAAATTAAAGATATGTTTATTGATATCGGTGCTGCTTCTAAAGAAGAAGTGCTTGAATGGGGAGTAAAACCTGGCGATATGGTCGTACCGTATTTTGAATTCACGGTAATGAACAATGAAAAGATGCTGCTTGCTAAAGCTTGGGATAACCGCATTGGCTGTGCGATTGCCATCGATGTCTTAAAAGGCTTAAAAAATACGGAACATCCTAATACTGTATATGGTGTTGGAACAGTGCAGGAGGAAGTTGGTCTGCGCGGTGCGAGAACAGCAGCGCAAAAAATCCAGCCTGATATTGCCTTTGGTGTAGATGTGGGTATTGCGGGAGATACACCGGGAGTAACAGAAAAAGAAGCGCTGAGCAAAATGGGCAAAGGTCCGCAAATTATTCTTTATGATGCAAGCATGGTTTCTCATAAAGGCTTAAGAGATTTAGTAACAGATACAGCAGATGCTAATAATATTCCATATCAATTCGACAGTGTGCCTGGCGGCGGAACAGATTCTGGTGCTATCCATCTTACACATAATGGAGTACCGGCATTGTCTATTACAATTGCGACACGCTATATTCATTCACATGCAGCAATGCTTCATCGTGATGATTATGAAAATGCCGTTAAGCTGATAATCGAGGTAATTAAAAAGCTGGACAGTGATACTGTGAAGGAATTGACATTTAAATAA
- a CDS encoding sigma-w pathway protein ysdB has translation MMWLLRLLLLALIIFIVYRILSYAASPVRRLEFAKRRNKFYMIDDKKNIRMNLVFTYNGFLFEGEKYVNPNDQKTVSSILLWPAEPYDTKLLDGDVHFLEETLKAVYPNAKISWKKS, from the coding sequence ATGATGTGGCTATTGCGCTTGCTGTTATTGGCACTTATCATCTTTATCGTTTATCGCATCCTTTCATATGCTGCAAGTCCTGTACGCAGGCTTGAATTTGCCAAGAGAAGAAACAAGTTTTATATGATTGATGACAAAAAAAATATTAGAATGAACTTGGTTTTCACCTACAACGGCTTTTTATTCGAAGGGGAAAAATATGTAAATCCAAATGATCAGAAAACGGTGAGCAGTATTCTATTATGGCCTGCTGAACCATATGACACTAAACTGCTTGACGGAGATGTACACTTTCTCGAAGAAACACTGAAAGCTGTTTACCCAAATGCAAAGATAAGTTGGAAAAAGTCCTAA
- a CDS encoding VTT domain-containing protein: MEDQLSMLFVMVELGGVLAPIAFILFHTLRQVLFIPPMLVCIAGGVLFGVTFGTIYSVIGLTVNCLFFFLVINRMPKTRQRLSGLKKKWFGEYRNLTTGQVAVLRLIPFIHYHLLNFCLLERTKNFKDYMKFSLMTNIPLAFFYTIFGQFISQFSPTMIIVILFALAVLVYVLREKMTIIKWHEFFKDKKQEKKAKHSF; encoded by the coding sequence ATGGAAGACCAATTATCAATGCTATTTGTCATGGTAGAATTAGGCGGGGTGCTTGCACCTATTGCGTTTATTCTCTTCCATACGTTAAGGCAAGTGTTATTTATTCCGCCAATGCTTGTATGTATTGCTGGAGGAGTGCTTTTTGGCGTAACATTCGGTACGATTTATTCGGTCATAGGACTGACAGTGAATTGCCTGTTTTTCTTTCTTGTTATCAACAGAATGCCTAAAACACGTCAACGACTTAGCGGTTTGAAGAAAAAGTGGTTTGGAGAATATCGCAATCTAACGACTGGGCAGGTGGCCGTATTAAGGCTGATTCCTTTTATCCATTATCATTTATTGAATTTTTGTTTGCTTGAACGTACGAAGAATTTCAAGGATTATATGAAATTTTCGTTAATGACTAATATACCGCTGGCATTTTTCTATACGATTTTCGGCCAGTTCATCAGTCAGTTTTCACCGACGATGATTATTGTCATTCTGTTTGCTTTAGCTGTATTAGTGTATGTATTGAGAGAGAAAATGACTATTATAAAATGGCATGAATTTTTTAAAGATAAGAAACAAGAAAAAAAAGCTAAACACTCGTTTTAG
- a CDS encoding DUF1294 domain-containing protein: MTIKIVCLYWLLINLSGYLVMKIDKDRARRHAYRISEQNLWTIAVFFGALGMTAGMKQFRHKTKHAAFKVGLPLLAVVETIAFIFILKELA; encoded by the coding sequence ATGACTATTAAAATCGTTTGTCTGTATTGGCTTCTTATTAATCTTTCTGGGTATCTTGTGATGAAAATAGATAAAGACAGAGCAAGAAGACATGCTTATCGTATAAGTGAACAAAACTTGTGGACAATAGCCGTTTTTTTCGGTGCATTAGGAATGACTGCGGGAATGAAGCAATTTCGCCATAAAACAAAGCATGCTGCTTTTAAAGTAGGATTGCCGCTGCTAGCTGTTGTCGAAACAATAGCTTTTATTTTTATATTAAAGGAATTAGCATAA
- the rplT gene encoding 50S ribosomal protein L20: MPRVKGGTVTRKRRKKVLKLAKGYFGSKHTLYKVANQQVMKSLMYAYRDRRQKKRDFRKLWITRINAAARINGLSYSRLMHGLKVAGIEVNRKMLAELAVSDEKAFAELATVAKQNIK, translated from the coding sequence ATGCCACGTGTTAAAGGCGGTACAGTTACACGCAAACGTCGTAAAAAAGTTCTTAAATTAGCTAAAGGTTATTTCGGTTCAAAACATACATTATACAAAGTTGCTAACCAACAGGTTATGAAATCCCTAATGTATGCATACCGCGATCGTCGTCAGAAAAAACGCGACTTCCGCAAACTTTGGATTACTCGTATCAACGCAGCAGCACGCATCAACGGTCTTTCTTACAGCCGTTTAATGCACGGATTGAAAGTTGCTGGTATCGAAGTAAACCGCAAAATGCTTGCTGAGCTTGCTGTAAGCGATGAAAAAGCATTTGCTGAATTAGCAACTGTTGCTAAACAAAACATTAAATAA
- the rpmI gene encoding 50S ribosomal protein L35, with amino-acid sequence MPKMKTHRGAAKRFKKTGSGKLKRSHAYTSHLFANKSTKQKRKLRKGSLVSSGDYKRIRHLLDNIK; translated from the coding sequence ATGCCAAAAATGAAAACTCACCGTGGAGCAGCAAAACGTTTCAAAAAAACCGGCTCTGGTAAATTAAAACGTTCACATGCTTACACTAGCCATTTATTCGCTAACAAATCTACAAAACAAAAACGTAAGCTTCGTAAAGGTTCTTTAGTATCTTCAGGAGATTACAAACGCATTCGTCATTTATTAGACAACATTAAGTAA
- the infC gene encoding translation initiation factor IF-3 — translation MILNEGIRAREVRLIDQNGEQLGIKTKFEALEIATRVNLDVVLVAPNAKPPVARIMDYGKYKFEQQKKEKEARKNQKIINIKEVRLSPTIDEHDFNTKLRNAIKFLEKGDKVKASIRFKGRAITHKEIGQRVLVRFAEACTEVATVESHPKMDGRSMFMTLAPKNDK, via the coding sequence ATGATTTTAAATGAAGGTATTCGTGCTCGAGAAGTTCGTCTTATTGACCAAAACGGTGAACAGCTTGGCATTAAAACGAAATTTGAAGCTCTTGAAATTGCAACACGTGTGAATCTTGATGTAGTTCTTGTTGCTCCAAATGCCAAACCACCAGTAGCTCGTATCATGGACTACGGGAAATATAAGTTTGAACAGCAAAAGAAGGAAAAAGAAGCACGTAAAAATCAAAAAATCATTAATATCAAAGAGGTTCGCCTTAGTCCGACTATTGATGAGCATGACTTTAATACAAAGCTTCGCAATGCAATAAAGTTCCTGGAAAAGGGCGATAAAGTAAAGGCATCCATCCGTTTTAAAGGACGTGCCATTACACATAAGGAAATCGGTCAACGTGTACTAGTTCGCTTTGCGGAAGCTTGTACAGAAGTTGCCACTGTGGAATCACATCCTAAAATGGACGGCCGAAGCATGTTCATGACTTTAGCGCCTAAAAACGACAAGTAA
- the thrS gene encoding threonine--tRNA ligase, whose product MSEMIKITFPDGAVKEFAAGTTTEDIAASISPGLKKKALAGKVNGGLYDLRRPILEDASFEIITPEREEALEILRHSTAHLMAQAIKRLHGNVKLGVGPVIEGGFYYDIDLDKSLTPEDLPLIEKEMSKIINENLEIVRKEVSRDDAVKLFTEMDDEYKLELIEAIPANETVTLYEQGEFIDLCRGVHVPSTGKLKEFKLLNIAGAYWRGNSDNKMLQRIYGTAFFKKADLNEHLRLLEEAKERDHRKIGKELDLFMTSQKVGQGLPLWLPKGATIRRILERYIVDKEERLGYQHVYTPIMGSVDLYKTSGHWDHYQEDMFPVMDMDNEQLVLRPMNCPHHMVVYKNDIHSYRELPIRIAELGTMHRYEMSGALSGLQRVRGMTLNDAHIFVRPDQIKDEFKRVVNLVLDVYKDFNLTDYSFRLSYRDPQDTEKYFDDDEMWNKAQSMLKEAMDDLGLDYYEAEGEAAFYGPKLDVQVKTALGKDETLSTVQLDFLLPERFDLTYVGEDGKQHRPVVIHRGVVSTMERFIAFLIEEYKGAFPTWLAPVQVQVIPVSPSVHFDYAKQVQEQLQNQGFRVELDERDEKIGYKIREAQMQKIPYMLVVGDKEVEENAVNVRKYGEQKSETIPFDSFLQALLDEVKR is encoded by the coding sequence ATGTCAGAAATGATAAAAATTACATTTCCAGATGGAGCAGTAAAGGAGTTTGCTGCAGGCACAACTACTGAAGATATCGCAGCATCCATCAGCCCTGGACTAAAGAAAAAAGCTCTTGCCGGTAAAGTTAACGGTGGATTATATGACTTAAGAAGACCAATCCTTGAGGATGCTTCTTTTGAAATCATTACACCTGAGAGAGAAGAGGCATTGGAGATTCTTCGCCACAGTACTGCCCACTTGATGGCACAAGCTATTAAAAGGCTGCATGGTAATGTAAAGCTTGGAGTAGGTCCTGTTATTGAAGGTGGTTTTTATTATGATATCGACTTGGACAAATCACTTACACCAGAAGATTTGCCTTTAATTGAAAAGGAAATGTCTAAAATCATTAATGAGAACTTGGAGATCGTTCGTAAAGAAGTAAGCCGCGATGATGCAGTTAAGCTCTTTACAGAAATGGATGATGAGTACAAGCTGGAGCTGATTGAAGCAATTCCGGCAAATGAGACAGTTACATTGTATGAGCAAGGTGAATTTATTGACCTTTGCCGCGGTGTGCATGTGCCTTCTACAGGTAAACTGAAAGAATTCAAACTATTGAACATTGCAGGAGCTTACTGGAGAGGCAATAGTGACAATAAAATGCTTCAGCGTATTTATGGAACTGCCTTCTTCAAGAAAGCAGATCTTAATGAGCATCTTCGTCTATTGGAAGAAGCGAAGGAAAGAGATCACCGTAAAATCGGAAAAGAGCTTGATCTGTTCATGACTTCTCAAAAAGTTGGACAAGGCCTGCCGTTATGGCTTCCTAAAGGTGCAACAATCAGACGAATTTTGGAAAGATACATTGTCGATAAAGAAGAAAGATTAGGCTATCAGCATGTCTATACACCAATCATGGGTAGTGTTGATCTTTATAAGACTTCCGGCCACTGGGATCATTACCAAGAGGATATGTTCCCTGTAATGGATATGGATAATGAGCAGCTAGTTCTTCGTCCGATGAACTGCCCGCATCATATGGTTGTGTACAAAAATGATATTCACAGCTACAGAGAGCTTCCTATTCGTATTGCCGAGCTTGGAACAATGCACCGCTACGAAATGTCTGGAGCCCTATCTGGACTTCAGCGTGTCCGCGGGATGACTTTGAATGATGCTCATATCTTTGTCCGTCCTGATCAAATTAAGGATGAATTCAAACGCGTTGTAAACCTTGTGCTGGATGTTTACAAAGACTTCAATCTGACAGATTATTCTTTCCGTTTGTCTTATCGTGATCCGCAGGATACAGAGAAATATTTCGACGATGATGAAATGTGGAACAAAGCACAAAGCATGTTGAAAGAAGCGATGGATGATCTTGGCTTGGATTACTACGAAGCTGAAGGAGAAGCAGCATTCTATGGACCGAAGCTTGACGTTCAGGTTAAGACTGCTCTTGGCAAAGACGAGACTTTGTCTACTGTTCAGCTTGACTTCTTATTGCCAGAGCGTTTTGATTTAACATATGTCGGCGAAGACGGCAAACAACACCGTCCTGTTGTTATCCACAGAGGTGTTGTATCGACAATGGAGAGATTCATCGCATTCTTGATTGAAGAATACAAAGGTGCATTCCCAACATGGCTTGCTCCTGTACAAGTTCAAGTGATTCCAGTATCTCCTTCTGTTCATTTTGATTATGCGAAGCAAGTGCAAGAGCAGCTTCAAAATCAAGGGTTCCGTGTGGAGCTTGATGAGCGTGATGAAAAAATTGGTTACAAAATCAGGGAAGCACAAATGCAAAAAATCCCTTATATGCTTGTTGTAGGTGACAAGGAAGTGGAAGAAAATGCAGTCAATGTTCGTAAATACGGAGAGCAGAAGTCTGAAACTATTCCTTTCGATTCCTTCCTGCAAGCTCTTTTGGACGAAGTAAAAAGATAA
- the ytxC gene encoding putative sporulation protein YtxC produces MIEVIFQKKGDGEKLLRLINLKHKYPNWGISSIQEEQEFRLKFSWSAEQNNLFIETLKMVLGEFILHYKSEEWARQVLTEQYYYTDEAEQRHILEILHSLLEKERKDLASLLGKLHLHECLDHAIGDLLKENLSFSFDSFVTFRLQDYTQKLHGYVEIAIDEYKMEQEYQVFIQTLRDFLAERKPKVQTIHVLVDLEIQFYDSEYRELSQQDLMKILDSKMFAYQSVYIDPFSIGPLLSLAPKTIHLYTEDREQPIVRTIMNIFEERVSVLDKEEFFQGTPHTF; encoded by the coding sequence TTGATTGAAGTCATTTTTCAAAAAAAAGGCGATGGAGAAAAATTGCTTAGGCTGATCAATCTTAAACATAAATATCCGAATTGGGGCATCAGTTCCATTCAAGAAGAACAGGAATTTCGCTTGAAGTTCAGCTGGAGTGCTGAGCAAAATAATTTGTTTATCGAAACACTTAAAATGGTTTTAGGGGAGTTTATTCTTCACTACAAATCAGAGGAGTGGGCAAGGCAAGTATTGACAGAGCAATACTATTATACAGATGAAGCGGAGCAGCGCCATATTCTTGAGATTCTCCACAGTCTGCTTGAAAAAGAAAGAAAGGATTTAGCAAGCCTGCTTGGCAAGCTTCATTTACACGAGTGTCTCGATCATGCCATTGGTGACCTGCTGAAAGAAAATCTTTCTTTTTCTTTCGATAGCTTTGTGACATTCCGGCTGCAGGACTATACCCAAAAGCTGCATGGCTATGTGGAAATCGCCATTGATGAATATAAGATGGAACAGGAGTATCAAGTGTTCATTCAGACGTTAAGGGACTTTCTTGCAGAACGTAAACCTAAGGTCCAGACGATTCATGTGCTTGTCGACTTAGAAATTCAATTTTATGATTCAGAATATCGGGAACTCTCTCAGCAGGATTTAATGAAAATACTCGACAGCAAGATGTTTGCCTATCAATCTGTCTATATTGATCCATTTTCAATCGGTCCGCTTCTATCCCTTGCGCCAAAAACGATTCACCTGTACACAGAAGACCGCGAGCAGCCAATCGTTCGCACTATCATGAACATCTTTGAAGAGAGAGTCAGCGTTCTGGACAAGGAGGAATTTTTTCAAGGAACACCGCACACATTCTAA
- the dnaI gene encoding primosomal protein DnaI: MESINDTLRKLGANGGFQERYKAMKEQVLNHPDVKSFLEEQEDSITPRMLETGMMKLYEYANQSKECRSCPSLGECINMMQGYHPKLVINRGAIDIQYDVCPRKIMEDSQKKKEKLIRSLHVPKDILKASFNNLDIGQERAQAVRAAINFVKQYEPGIRQKGLYFFGEFGVGKSYMLGAIANELSQMQVSSMIVYVPELFREMKSSIADNSLNDKIESIKREPVLMLDDIGAETMSSWIRDEVLGPILQFRMLENLPTLFSSNFDFAGLEYHLTYSQRGEEEKMKAMRVMERIRYLAEPVHLRGENKRK; the protein is encoded by the coding sequence ATGGAAAGCATTAATGATACTCTTCGTAAGCTTGGAGCAAACGGCGGCTTTCAAGAGAGGTATAAGGCTATGAAGGAGCAGGTGCTGAATCACCCTGATGTTAAATCATTCCTAGAAGAGCAGGAGGATTCTATCACCCCGCGTATGCTGGAAACAGGCATGATGAAGCTGTATGAGTATGCAAACCAAAGCAAAGAGTGCCGAAGCTGTCCTAGTTTAGGTGAGTGCATTAACATGATGCAGGGATATCATCCGAAGCTGGTAATTAACAGAGGAGCTATTGACATTCAATATGATGTCTGCCCGCGCAAGATAATGGAAGACAGCCAAAAGAAAAAGGAAAAGCTTATTCGGAGCTTGCATGTGCCTAAGGATATTCTCAAGGCATCATTCAACAATCTGGACATAGGCCAAGAGCGTGCCCAGGCGGTTAGGGCAGCAATTAATTTCGTAAAACAATACGAACCTGGAATTCGGCAGAAAGGTCTGTATTTCTTTGGTGAGTTTGGTGTAGGAAAATCCTATATGCTTGGCGCAATTGCTAATGAGCTTTCGCAAATGCAGGTTTCTTCCATGATTGTGTATGTGCCGGAACTATTCAGGGAAATGAAGAGTTCTATTGCTGATAACTCATTAAATGACAAAATTGAGAGCATTAAAAGAGAACCAGTCCTGATGCTTGATGATATTGGGGCAGAGACGATGTCAAGCTGGATACGGGATGAAGTTTTAGGACCAATTTTGCAGTTTAGAATGCTAGAAAATCTGCCGACATTATTCAGCTCGAACTTTGATTTTGCAGGTTTAGAATACCATCTCACTTATTCACAGCGCGGTGAAGAGGAGAAAATGAAGGCGATGCGGGTAATGGAAAGAATCAGATACTTGGCAGAACCAGTTCATCTGAGAGGCGAAAATAAGCGTAAATAA
- a CDS encoding replication initiation and membrane attachment family protein gives MSQHWQDLLPIDRYQVSTNGLLSEYDRKVITFLYQPLIGTSCLGLYMTLWGEVEENRLWSTDHSHHSLMNFMDCGLKEIYAARSKLEGIGLLKTYMKKEGENRSFIYELQPPLTPEQFFLDGILNVYLFRKIGKAQYNRLKNFFAEERKLDEKEYKPVTKAFQDVFMSDHSSVVRSTYEWEGGEMLDEETILIGKREQKSIKIENNDFDFDLLLAGLNESFLSKKAITTKVKEAIQTLSFLYGINPIEMKNIVMSAINPNDEIDIEELRIAARDWYQFQHGGKYPLLVDRTQPVQWQTQTEAPKSKEEEFLYYLDNTSPRQFLKDIGGGAEPSKADLQIIEEIMFSQKLPPGVINVLIHYVMLKTDMKLTKGYVEKIAGQWVRKKIQTVKAAMELAKREHQQYSDWANGKNTTSNNKAARKVIRKEKIPEWFGVDKTADAKVDAPEKANTENVDNDVLKELEEEIKNLRK, from the coding sequence ATGTCACAGCATTGGCAGGACTTGCTTCCAATCGACAGATATCAAGTATCGACAAACGGACTATTAAGTGAGTATGACCGGAAGGTAATCACCTTTTTGTATCAGCCGCTTATCGGGACATCCTGTCTTGGCCTGTATATGACCTTATGGGGAGAGGTAGAGGAAAACCGTCTATGGTCAACTGATCATTCCCATCACAGCCTCATGAACTTTATGGATTGCGGCTTGAAGGAAATATATGCTGCAAGATCAAAGCTGGAAGGAATCGGACTTCTTAAGACATATATGAAAAAGGAAGGAGAAAATCGCTCCTTCATTTATGAGTTACAGCCGCCATTAACACCTGAACAGTTTTTTCTTGATGGCATACTAAATGTTTATCTTTTTCGAAAAATAGGGAAAGCCCAATATAACAGGCTGAAGAACTTCTTTGCAGAAGAACGCAAGCTTGATGAGAAAGAGTACAAGCCGGTCACGAAGGCGTTTCAGGATGTATTCATGTCTGATCATTCCAGTGTCGTTCGATCGACATATGAATGGGAAGGCGGCGAGATGTTAGATGAGGAAACCATCCTTATCGGCAAAAGAGAGCAGAAAAGCATTAAAATCGAGAACAACGATTTTGATTTTGATCTTCTTCTTGCAGGATTGAATGAATCCTTCCTTTCCAAAAAGGCGATAACAACTAAGGTAAAGGAAGCCATTCAAACATTATCCTTTTTGTATGGAATTAATCCGATTGAAATGAAGAATATCGTGATGAGTGCCATTAATCCAAACGATGAAATTGATATAGAAGAGCTGAGAATAGCCGCAAGAGACTGGTATCAATTTCAGCATGGCGGAAAATATCCGCTGTTAGTGGACAGAACGCAGCCAGTTCAGTGGCAGACACAGACAGAAGCCCCAAAATCAAAAGAAGAAGAATTCCTTTATTATCTCGATAATACTTCACCAAGGCAGTTCTTGAAAGATATTGGAGGCGGAGCGGAACCCTCAAAAGCAGACCTTCAAATTATTGAAGAAATTATGTTTTCCCAAAAGCTCCCTCCTGGTGTCATTAACGTTTTGATACATTATGTCATGCTGAAAACAGATATGAAGCTGACGAAGGGCTACGTAGAAAAAATCGCTGGCCAATGGGTGAGAAAGAAAATCCAAACTGTTAAGGCTGCGATGGAGCTCGCTAAACGAGAGCATCAGCAGTATTCAGATTGGGCAAATGGAAAAAATACAACCAGCAATAATAAAGCAGCGAGGAAAGTCATTCGGAAAGAGAAAATTCCGGAATGGTTTGGAGTGGACAAAACCGCTGATGCAAAAGTGGATGCCCCGGAAAAAGCAAATACGGAGAATGTAGATAACGACGTACTAAAAGAATTAGAAGAGGAAATAAAAAACTTAAGGAAATAG
- the nrdR gene encoding transcriptional regulator NrdR → MRCPSCQHNNNRVLDSRPVDDSRSIRRRRECEECGYRFTTFEKVEEIPLIVVKKEGTREEFSRDKILRGLIRACEKRPVALKQLEDITAEIEKELRSNAVSEINSEDIGEMVMDRLAEVDEVAYVRFASVYRQFKDINVFIEELKELIKKN, encoded by the coding sequence ATGAGATGTCCTTCATGTCAACATAATAATAACCGTGTTCTTGATTCACGACCTGTTGATGACAGCCGCTCAATCCGCAGAAGAAGAGAATGCGAAGAGTGCGGTTACCGCTTTACTACTTTCGAAAAAGTAGAAGAAATACCGTTGATCGTTGTGAAAAAAGAAGGAACTCGAGAAGAGTTCAGCCGTGACAAGATTCTGCGTGGTCTCATTAGGGCATGCGAAAAAAGGCCTGTTGCTTTAAAGCAGCTAGAAGACATTACGGCAGAAATTGAAAAGGAACTTAGAAGCAACGCCGTTTCGGAGATTAATAGTGAAGACATCGGTGAAATGGTCATGGATCGTTTGGCGGAAGTCGATGAAGTGGCATATGTCCGCTTTGCATCTGTTTACCGTCAATTTAAAGATATAAATGTTTTTATAGAGGAACTGAAAGAGCTGATAAAAAAGAATTAA
- the coaE gene encoding dephospho-CoA kinase (Dephospho-CoA kinase (CoaE) performs the final step in coenzyme A biosynthesis.), whose product MTLIIGLTGGIASGKSTISNYFSSLGLVVIDADVEARLAVEKGEPAYREIVAHFGSGILLEDGSLNRARLGEIVFSDEKQRAVLNGIVHPEVRNRMNAKQEEAVKAGSPAVILDIPLLFENKLDATVEKTVLVYVEKDTQIQRLMDRNALSLEQAQLRVAAQMPLEEKRVLADRIIDNNGTVEDSQAQALQILHDWKVL is encoded by the coding sequence ATGACTTTAATTATAGGCTTGACAGGCGGCATCGCCAGCGGTAAAAGCACCATATCCAACTATTTCAGCTCTCTGGGCTTAGTCGTTATTGATGCTGATGTTGAAGCCCGTTTAGCTGTAGAAAAGGGGGAGCCGGCATACCGTGAAATCGTTGCCCATTTTGGCTCTGGAATTTTGCTCGAAGACGGCAGTCTAAATCGGGCTAGGCTCGGCGAAATCGTCTTCAGCGATGAAAAACAGCGGGCTGTGCTTAATGGAATTGTACATCCAGAGGTAAGAAACCGAATGAACGCCAAGCAAGAGGAGGCCGTTAAAGCAGGCAGCCCGGCAGTAATTCTTGATATACCTTTACTGTTTGAAAATAAGCTGGATGCCACAGTTGAGAAAACAGTCCTTGTCTATGTGGAAAAAGATACTCAAATACAGCGGCTGATGGACAGAAACGCTCTAAGCCTTGAACAGGCACAATTAAGAGTTGCAGCGCAAATGCCTTTAGAAGAGAAGCGAGTGCTGGCAGATAGAATAATCGACAATAATGGAACTGTTGAAGATTCCCAAGCTCAAGCTCTTCAGATTTTGCATGACTGGAAGGTCCTTTAA